In Burkholderiales bacterium, a genomic segment contains:
- a CDS encoding sigma-E factor negative regulatory protein, producing the protein MDKISALMDGELGEYNARSALASLKSQAELREQWMSFHVIGDALRQDAQLSCDFSRKFGELLAKEPTALAPARRAAATPRRMALSAAASVAAVAMVGWLALSENPLLQPDSPRPDNLAAAPSSLASAPAARSAPSLEFETSSGVNDYLLAHQEFSPSTAIQGVAPYVRTVSESR; encoded by the coding sequence ATGGACAAGATTTCCGCATTGATGGATGGCGAGCTCGGGGAATACAACGCGCGATCCGCATTGGCAAGCCTGAAATCGCAGGCAGAGCTGCGCGAGCAGTGGATGAGCTTTCACGTGATCGGCGATGCGCTGCGCCAGGATGCACAGTTGTCGTGCGATTTCAGCAGGAAGTTCGGCGAGCTGCTCGCGAAGGAGCCGACTGCGCTTGCGCCGGCGCGACGGGCGGCGGCAACACCGCGCCGCATGGCGTTATCGGCCGCGGCGTCAGTCGCGGCGGTTGCCATGGTCGGCTGGCTCGCGTTATCCGAAAATCCGCTCCTCCAGCCGGATTCTCCGCGGCCGGATAATCTCGCGGCGGCGCCAAGCAGTCTGGCGTCGGCTCCGGCCGCTCGTAGTGCGCCATCGCTCGAGTTCGAAACCAGCAGTGGCGTCAACGACTATCTGCTCGCGCATCAGGAATTTTCACCGAGCACCGCGATTCAGGGCGTTGCGCCCTATGTCAGAACAGTTTCCGAATCGCGCTGA
- a CDS encoding MucB/RseB C-terminal domain-containing protein, giving the protein MLHMTSIHFRFPVFLFLAVAVNTGYAQQAPEGLAWLQKIARSARELNYAGTFVYQHGSQVETSRITHVVDAAGEHEKLEALDGSPREIIRNNDQVMCYFPDTKTVKVDKRSANRTFPALLPEQLKSLADNYQIRIGKQNRIAGHDCQVVILEPKDKLRYGHRFCAATDSGLLLKAKMLNERSDVVEQFAFTQLTIGEEIGKEMVESRFDAKSLGWRFDRTATPEASVDTGWEVSSAPAGFRKIVEMKRVIPGKSGPIAHLVYSDGLAAVSIFIEPVPSNTQFQHGMSQQGAINIYTRRHADNMVTVLGEAPAETVMQIGNSVAKSR; this is encoded by the coding sequence ATGCTGCACATGACATCGATCCACTTTCGTTTTCCGGTTTTTCTGTTCCTCGCCGTCGCCGTCAATACCGGGTACGCGCAACAAGCGCCCGAGGGGCTGGCGTGGTTGCAGAAAATCGCCCGTTCGGCCCGGGAACTCAACTACGCTGGCACCTTCGTTTATCAGCACGGCAGTCAGGTCGAGACCTCACGCATTACCCATGTCGTCGACGCTGCGGGTGAGCACGAAAAGCTCGAGGCGCTCGACGGCAGCCCGCGCGAAATCATTCGCAACAATGATCAGGTCATGTGCTACTTTCCCGATACCAAAACCGTGAAGGTGGACAAGCGCAGCGCCAACCGCACGTTTCCGGCGCTGCTGCCGGAGCAGTTGAAAAGCCTCGCGGACAACTACCAGATCCGCATCGGAAAGCAGAATCGCATCGCCGGCCACGACTGCCAGGTCGTGATTCTCGAGCCGAAGGACAAGCTGCGTTACGGCCATCGTTTCTGCGCCGCCACCGACAGCGGATTGCTGTTGAAAGCGAAAATGCTGAACGAAAGAAGTGATGTCGTCGAGCAGTTTGCTTTCACGCAACTGACGATAGGCGAAGAGATCGGCAAAGAAATGGTCGAATCGCGCTTCGACGCAAAATCGCTGGGCTGGAGATTCGACCGCACGGCGACGCCGGAAGCGAGCGTAGACACCGGATGGGAAGTTTCGAGCGCACCAGCGGGTTTCCGCAAAATCGTCGAAATGAAACGTGTGATTCCAGGTAAATCGGGCCCGATCGCGCACCTGGTTTATTCGGATGGTCTGGCCGCGGTTTCGATTTTCATCGAACCGGTCCCGTCCAATACGCAATTTCAACACGGCATGTCGCAGCAAGGCGCGATCAACATCTATACGCGTCGCCACGCCGACAATATGGTCACGGTGCTTGGCGAAGCGCCGGCTGAAACGGTCATGCAAATCGGCAATTCCGTCGCCAAATCCAGATAA
- a CDS encoding DUF2971 domain-containing protein, translating into MTLPTLTLGSLKRRPPPPTLYHYTSIEGLCGILEKKYVWATVINYLNDSQEFQEAVDILKTVIREKKANPPVENYEELYENLEHDIEHLQETPICVFSLSEDGNVLSQWRGYCREGAGYSIGFSSHFFNSNYGRTGRGLFACEYKPEQQKLILGTLLDELCAINLQLNESPNPDLFRSMFAERFAQVAPLIKHQKFAEEKEWRLIIEASRDNLFYRPGHSMLMPYSRISLREVPFPSQSVINEIFIGPTSHPDLAQNALEGLCKFAEFNWLAECEVHYCNIPYRQL; encoded by the coding sequence ATGACGCTCCCCACATTAACGTTAGGATCATTGAAACGCCGACCCCCACCGCCTACACTTTATCACTACACTTCAATCGAGGGACTGTGCGGCATTTTGGAAAAAAAATACGTATGGGCAACTGTCATTAACTACCTCAACGACAGCCAGGAATTCCAGGAGGCCGTCGACATTCTCAAAACCGTAATAAGAGAAAAGAAAGCAAATCCGCCGGTAGAAAATTACGAGGAGTTGTACGAAAACCTTGAACACGATATTGAGCATCTTCAAGAAACTCCTATTTGCGTTTTCTCCTTATCGGAAGACGGAAATGTTCTTAGTCAATGGCGAGGGTATTGTCGAGAGGGTGCGGGCTACTCAATCGGTTTCAGTTCACATTTTTTCAATTCAAATTACGGCAGGACTGGGCGGGGACTATTCGCCTGCGAGTACAAACCGGAGCAGCAAAAGCTTATCCTTGGCACGCTTCTCGATGAATTGTGCGCAATAAACTTACAGCTGAATGAATCGCCCAATCCCGATCTATTCCGATCCATGTTCGCGGAACGTTTTGCGCAAGTAGCACCACTGATCAAGCATCAAAAGTTTGCCGAAGAGAAAGAATGGCGACTCATTATCGAAGCATCGCGCGATAACCTCTTCTACAGGCCGGGACATTCGATGCTAATGCCTTATTCCCGCATCTCGCTTCGGGAAGTCCCATTTCCGTCTCAGTCTGTAATCAACGAGATCTTCATAGGCCCTACTTCGCATCCCGACCTCGCCCAGAATGCTCTTGAAGGCTTGTGTAAGTTTGCAGAGTTTAATTGGCTTGCAGAGTGCGAAGTGCACTATTGCAATATCCCTTACCGCCAGCTTTGA